One Besnoitia besnoiti strain Bb-Ger1 chromosome VIII, whole genome shotgun sequence DNA segment encodes these proteins:
- a CDS encoding alanine-glyoxylate aminotransferase (encoded by transcript BESB_082360): MEETIKVNEQLKPALKPLCVPKRLLLGPGPSGSYPEVLRAMGSPAVGYLDPAFIEVMQEIQALLRYVWQTTNETTICISGTGSAAMEACVANTVERNDVVLVAVCGYFGNRLVDMAERYGADVRVINKPWGQVFTCQEIREALEKHRPRVLAMVHVETSTGVVQPMEGIGALCREYDSLLLLDTVTSLGGVPIHLDAWGVDLAYSCSQKGLSASPGASPLTVGPRALEKMRARRGKVANWYLDLTLLEKYWGPARQYHHTASMACYYGLREALRVIAEEGMSACWQRHAENAEYLWSELEKLGLTMHVEKPWRAPTLTTVRIPDGIDGKALAKKLLEEEQIEIGNGIGDLAGKVWRVGLMGYNSRRETVDKFIAAFAKVLD; this comes from the coding sequence ATGGAAGAGACTATCAAAGTCAATGAGCAGCTTAAGCCTGCACTTAAGCCGTTGTGCGTCCCCAAGCGGCTTCTTCTTGGTCCGGGACCCTCGGGTTCATACCCTGAAGTGCTGCGTGCCATGGGGTCACCGGCTGTTGGCTACCTAGATCCAGCGTTCATCGAGGTTATGCAGGAAATCCAGGCTCTGTTGCGGTACGTGTGGCAAACGACTAATGAAACAACCATCTGCATCAGCGGAACGGGCTCTGCCGCGATGGAGGCCTGCGTTGCTAACACTGTGGAAAGAAACGACGTCGTTCTTGTTGCTGTGTGTGGGTACTTCGGCAACCGTTTGGTCGACATGGCTGAGCGCTACGGCGCAGACGTCCGAGTCATCAACAAGCCTTGGGGCCAGGTTTTCACCTGCCAGGAAATTCGCGAAGCTCTTGAGAAGCACAGACCCCGGGTTCTCGCGATGGTTCACGTGGAGACGTCTACTGGTGTCGTGCAACCCATGGAAGGAATTGGCGCGTTGTGCCGTGAGTATGAttcgctgctgctccttGATACCGTGACCAGTCTGGGAGGCGTTCCTATCCATCTCGATGCATGGGGAGTGGATCTTGCTTACAGCTGCAGTCAGAAAGGATTAAGCGCGAGTCCCGGAGCTTCGCCTCTCACCGTCGGGCCCCGCGCTCTCGAAAAGATGCGTGCGCGCCGTGGAAAGGTCGCGAACTGGTATTTGGATCTTACCCTCTTGGAGAAATACTGGGGTCCCGCACGTCAGTACCACCATACCGCATCGATGGCGTGCTACTATGGCTTGCGTGAGGCTCTCCGTGTAATCGCGGAGGAAGGGATGTCGGCCTGCTGGCAACGCCACGCTGAGAACGCAGAGTACTTGTGGTCGGAGCTTGAGAAGCTGGGCTTGACAATGCATGTAGAGAAACCCTGGAGGGCGCCTACTCTGACTACCGTGCGCATTCCAGATGGCATCGACGGAAAAGCCCTTGCGAAGAAGTTACTGGAGGAAGAGCAAATAGAAATCGGAAATGGAATCGGCGACCTTGCGGGCAAGGTCTGGCGCGTCGGCCTCATGGGTTACAACAGCCGGCGTGAAACAGTGGATAAGTTCATTGCCGCTTTTGCCAAAGTTCTGGACTGA
- a CDS encoding putative dynein light chain 2B, cytoplasmic (encoded by transcript BESB_082380), producing the protein MAGTVNEVDEVIRNWNADNPTVVGYVVITADGIPIKYHEKMPYEKAVQYAALMSSFCMRSRQCIRELLPTDNDLTSVRLRTKEGTEIIATQFAGYTFIVIQNCTGKPYDYGEESMDQKEQEWEEL; encoded by the exons ATGGCAGGCACAGTGAATGAAGTCGACGAAGTCATTCGAAACTGGAATGCAGACAACCCAACTGTAGTTGGGTACGTGGTTATCACCGCTGATG GAATCCCCATAAAATACCACGAGAAGATGCCGTATGAGAAAGCCGTGCAGTACGCTGCACTAATGTC GTCCTTTTGCATGCGGTCGCGGCAATGCATCCGAGAACTGCTTCCAACCGAT AACGACTTGACTTCTGTTCGACTTCGGACAAAAGAGGGCACCGAGATTATCGCAACGCAGTTTGCGGGATACACGTTCATTGTCATCCAGAACTGCACTGGAAAACCTTACGATTACGGCGAAGAGAGCATGGATCAGAAAGAGCAAGAATGGGAGGAGCTCTGA
- a CDS encoding LEM3 (ligand-effect modulator 3) family / CDC50 family protein (encoded by transcript BESB_082370): MLRQSRSKVTPSATEEDASAPHREGNDAQGPHEKSSFVAVPFREGAKPKASPSPRKAPSEASTDEGGGCCVCGVGKKSEKRRLCGCTKRAFSDFMQQRMHAWQPVLSPQRIVGILGIGGLVLLALGILILVTSNNILECKVDYTDAAGVKNYIKVDSRDCTDTSVTELTGTLYFFYELTNFYQNHRRYLKSRSDSQLQGKVYTEASEVKTACDPRYLADDGRVLDPCGLNALSVFTDSFSLHRKRENDAYDLIPLDESRETICWHFDLNSRFKNPSPEERKRYEKSVDFWLFEPEMRKALHMDIPGVGEGVENSHFIVWMREAALPTFRKVYGKIEETPLKLPIYVNIEGDTYDVRSFGGRKYVVISQASWLGGRNSFLGIAYLVVACVCLVVCLILLYAQMRNPRHMGDILWLRKALYGDA, encoded by the exons ATGCTTCGTCAGAGTCGAAGCAAAGTCACTCCCTcggcgacagaggaggaTGCGTCTGCGCCACATAGGGAGGGCAACGACGCCCAGGGTCCTCATGAAAAATCGTCTTTCGTCGCAGTGCCCTTTAGGGAAGGAGCCAAGCCGAAGGCATCCCCCAGTCCGCGGAAAGCTCCGTCAGAAGCCAGCACAGATGAG GGTGGCGGATGCTGCGTCTGTGGAGTAGgcaagaagagcgagaagcggcggctgtgcggctgcacgaagcgcgccttctcggacttcatgcagcagcgcatgcatgcctgGCAGCCGGTCCTCTCGCCTCAGCGAATCGTGGGAATTCTGGGCATTGGCGGACTCGTGCTCCTTGCGCTTGGCATCCTCATTCTTGTCACCTCCAATAACATTCTCGAGTGTAAAGTCGACTACACGGACGCAGCGGGCGTCAAGAATTACATCAAG GTCGACTCGCGAGACTGCACGGACACGAGTGTGACCGAGCTCACTGGAACTCTGTACTTTTTCTACGAACTGACGAACTTTTATCAAAATCACCGTCGCTACCTGAAGTCTCGCTCTGATTCGCAGCTGCAG GGGAAAGTGTacacggaggcgagcgaagtCAAGACGGCATGCGATCCACGGTACCTCGCCGACGACGGGCGCGTACTCGACCCCTGCGGGCTGAACGCGCTTTCCGTCTTCACGGATTCCTTCTCGCTGCACCGGAAGCGCGAGAACGATGCATACGACCTGATACCGCTCGATGAGAGCCGCGAAACCATTTGCTGGCATTTTGACCTGAACTCGAGATTCAAAAACCCGAGTCCGGAAGAAAGGAAGCGCTACGAGAAGTCCGTCGACTTCTGGCTCTTCGAGCCGGAAATGCGAAAGGCACTTCACATGGATATACCAg gcgtcggcgagggCGTGGAAAACAGTCACTTCATCGTCTGGatgagggaggcggcgctaCCGACCTTCAGGAAGGTCTACGGAAAAATCGAAGAGACTCCGCTGAAGCTCCCCATCTACGTGAACATCGAGGGAGACACGTACGACGTGAGATCCTTCGGAG GAAGGAAGTACGTCGTCATCTCGCAGGCATCCTGGCTGGGAGGAAGGAATTCTTTTCTCGGTATCGCGTACCTGGTGGTGgcctgcgtgtgtctggTCGTTTGCCTTATCCTCCTGTACGCGCAGATGCGCAACCCGCGGCACATGGGAGACATTTTGTGGCTTCGGAAGGCGCTCTACGGCGATGCATGA
- a CDS encoding putative proteasome subunit alpha type (encoded by transcript BESB_082330), translated as MARRYDSRTTTFSPEGRLYQVEYALEAINNASSTLGILAKDGVVLAADKMITSKLLDQGRTKEKIYKVDDHVMCAVAGLTADANILISQARLIGQRYLYAYDEPQPLEQLVLQICDVKQSYTQFGGLRPFGVSFLFAGWDRHHGFQLYHTDPSGNYSGWKATAIGVNNQSAQTILKQEWKEDLDVDGALLLAAKVLNKTMDSAAPSADKLEIAIIKKDPADESRLIQRMLTNEEVTALIQKAQELQAEEQQA; from the exons ATGGCGCGCCGGTACGAttcgcggacgacgacgttCTCGCCCGAGGGGCGACTTTACCAGGTCGAGTACGCCCTGGAGGCCATCAACAACGCCTCGTCGACTTTGGGCATCCTCGCGAAGGACGGCGTTGTCTTGGCGGCTGATAAAATGATCACCTCCAAGCTCCTTGACCAGGGCAGAACGAAGGAAAAGATCTACAAG GTCGATGATCACGTGATGTGCGCCGTCGCAGGACTGACTGCGGACGCGAACATCCTCATCAGCCAGGCGCGGCTCATTGGCCAGCGCTACCTCTACGCGTACgacgagccgcagccgctggagcAGCTCGTCCTGCAGATCTGTGACGTCAAACAG TCCTACACGCAGTTCGGTGGCCTGCGTCCCTTCGGCGTCAGCTTCCTCTTTGCGGGTTGGGATCGGCACCACGGTTTCCAGCTCTACCACACGGATCCCTCGGGGAATTATTCAGGatggaaggcgacggcgattGGCGTGAACAACCAGTCCGCGCAGACGATTCTGAAGCAG GAGTGGAAAGAGGACTTGGATGTCGATGGCGCGCTTCTGCTGGCTGCGAAGGTGTTGAACAAAACCATGGACTCCGCAGCCCCGAGTGCAGACAAGCTCGAAATCGCCATCATCAAGAAGGACCCGGCAGACGAGTCTCGCCTGATTCAGCGCATGCTGACCAACGAAGAAGTGACAGCCCTTATCCAGAAAGCCCAGGAGCTCCAAGCTGAAGAGCAGCAAGCGTAG
- a CDS encoding hypothetical protein (encoded by transcript BESB_082340) produces the protein MLSFLRGSRNGAEKAGGVNGMADADKELGLVWIRKMLDAERKLQKVNEVVTAANVQIAPAIFGENFYPPVHEPAEEETLRSRLEKEALAAVDMAVKIFDDTEGWSPYGCTDGVKITQKKLDKSLPVVLKGEYTFVTAEEAETETDPITVDDIFQFLRNTENRGLYDSMFRDGTILRRHNTSVLSYQVFNGMMGLPGREFIINGFDRHYEGGDRIIIAGCTPSEEALDADTLCRMGIPGKSNGLVRAHCYIVGYDITKHSDGSVKVAAISQPDLGGMIPQMIQKMVVTNHVVNLGKIQKWIKENKALKCRSVPPPELFVNHNCYLPETSVVEYYQHAITSAGEQ, from the exons ATGCTGTCCTTTTTGCGTGGTTCGCGCAATGGAGCGGAGAAGGCAGGCGGGGTCAATGGGATGGCGGACGCCGACAAGGAGCTAGGTTTGGTCTGGATCCGCAAGATGCTGGACGCTGAGCGCAAGCTCCAGAAAGTTAACGAGGTTGTCACCGCAGCCAATGTGCAAATCGCCCCTGCAATCTTCGGCGAAAATTTCTATCCTCCAGTGCACGAGccggcggaagaggagaccCTCAGATCCCGTCTCGAGAAGGAA GCACTGGCGGCGGTTGACATGGCTGTGAAGATCTTCGACGACACTGAAGGATGGTCTCCGTACGGCTGCACGGACGGCGTAAAG ATCACTCAGAAGAAACTGGACAAGTCTCTCCCGGTGGTGCTCAAAGGCGAATACACGTTTgtgacggcggaggaggcggagactgAGACGGATCCTATCACTGTGGATGATATTTTCCAGTTCTTGAGAAACACAGAGAACCGTGGCCTGTATGATTCGATGTTTCGAGATGGAACTATTCTTCGCCGGCACAATACCAGCGTCTTGTCCTACCAGGTTTTCAATGGAATGATGGGACTCCCGGGGCGAGAATTCATCATCAACGGCTTCGATCGTCActacgagggcggcgaccgcatTATCATTGCAG GCTGCACTCCGTCAGAGGAAGCCCTCGATGCGGACACGCTGTGCCGCATGGGCATTCCTGGCAAAAGCAACGGACTTGTTCGCGCGCATTGCTATATCGTCGGCTACGACATCACAAAGCATTCAGATGGCTCTGTCAAG GTGGCCGCAATCAGCCAGCCAGACCTTGGAGGCATGATCCCGCAGATGATTCAGAAGATGGTTGTCACGAACCACGTCGTCAACCTTGGAAAAATCCAGAAATGGATCAAGGAGAACAAGGCACTCAAGTGCAGATCCGTGCCTCCTCCCGAGCTGTTTGTCAACCACAACTGTTACCTTCCAGAGACAAGCGTGGTTGAGTACTATCAGCACGCCATAACCTCTGCAGGAGAACAGTGA
- a CDS encoding hypothetical protein (encoded by transcript BESB_082350) gives MKKQETTHIGTQRASVPRGFRTNELYYIEEDTQRRIHLLTAQKQAGVTKSRQPQVTPVPQIRGEALLRGRLQSSKKKPAPNSSPAVHITVCDAARTPPLPPELIKDAKVAAYLKYFSTYGVCPLGQALNQYGIAHAGLASMPSARNAGSGGSPRSKEAERRPQSRDSSTTTLSRPSAGRLRTPRAPETDNPEVVRSFPSFIHRRELSAAPSARSWPPVARKADAYHDAVGWQRRSRTSTISSSLQNPAVNIQARRHRGWMPQNTGTGNTEGASSISRQPPSDVSLAVAGVAVAVLVPPLPLGSSVSGSTRPEFSGSMSGVLPQKDPCGGGIPVRKIKGSELMKNASAVEKQICETTNRKMGLLQDLTLKTAAFKQTTKRLGQRKATEAKLKQVEKVLEEAFTEVEKPLLAPPEFPEFFVPSESPHGGLAGEDGSRSGAAVACGLHSHAEKPPRSERDQRLREQPTGSAPCVMPNEGGMRAAKMRYVVVVDLASDTAVYLPDIREELTKFMQETMLKQHAVINIIKMGNKVDACFVTMPSRVDARTVTATYKFISGLTKSKQSEGCTDLVEGLRKALLMRPDVLYLIAHTPPSAVSHQKTCITMVREYFQAAGTRIFERNCTLKRPSKSFFGLITRNSSALRALVKCQAAMNTPVKMQANQIQDTSRRGKNQTNNTKDSGKGNLKKARDGGAKKSRAQPNPGKPRQKKKVKEPVA, from the exons ATGAAGAAACAGGAGACGACCCACATCGGCACTCAGCGCGCCTCGGTGCCTCGCGGATTTAGGACGAATGAGCTGTACTACATCGAAGAGGACACTCAAA GAAGGATTCACCTTCTcacggcgcagaagcaggcGGGGGTCACGAAATCTAGACAGCCGCAGGTCACTCCGGTTCCTCAAATCAGAGGTGAAGCCCTTTTGAGAGGGCGATTACAGTCTTCGAAGAAGAAACCAGCCCCGAATTCGTCCCCCGCCGTGCATATCACGGTCTGTGATGCTGCACGCACCCCGCCACTGCCCCCGGAACTCATCAAGGATGCCAAAGTAGCCGCATATTTGAAGTATTTCTCAACGTATGGCGTATGCCCCCTCGGGCAGGCCTTGAACCAATATGGCATTGCGCATGCCGGCCTTGCTTCGATGCCGTCAGCGCGGAATGCAGGCTCTGGAGGATCACCGCGAAGCAAAGAGGCAGAAAGGCGTCCGCAGAGTAGAGACAGCAGTACGACAACGCTCTCGAGGCCAAGCGCGGGGCGGCTGCGCACACCCAGGGCGCCTGAAACTGACAATCCAGAAGTCGTGCGTAGTTTCCCCTCTTTCATACACAGGAGGGAATTGAGTGCAGCTCCATCGGCGCGGAGCTGGCCCCCTGTAGCGCGGAAAGCAGACGCCTATCACGATGCAGTTGGTTGGCAACGCCGCTCTCGCACAAGCACCATCAGTTCTTCGCTTCAGAACCCCGCGGTGAATATTCAGGCTCGAAGGCACCGAGGATGGATGCCGCAGAACACGGGCACGGGAAATACTGAAGGAGCATCATCCATCTCGAGGCAACCCCCGAGCGACGTGagtctcgctgtcgccggaGTGGCAGTGGCGGTGCTTGTGcccccgctgcctctcgGCAGTTCAGTCAGTGGATCGACAAGGCCGGAATTTTCTGGATCCATGTCGGGCGTTCTCCCCCAGAAAGacccctgcggcggcggcattCCTGTGAGAAAGATAAAGGGTTCCGAGCTCATGAAGAATGCGTCTGCCGTGGAGAAGCAAATATGCGAAACGACGAACCGGAAGATGGGGCTTCTGCAAGACCTTACGTTGAAAACAGCCGCATTCAAGCAAACAACCAAGAGACTCGGGCAGAGAAAAGCCACTGAGGCCAAACTGAAGCAGGTCGAGAAGGTTCTAGAGGAGGCGTTCACAGAAGTTGAAAAGCCTTTGCTTGCGCCACCGGAGTTTCCTGAGTTCTTCGTTCCATCTGAATCCCCACACGGAGGCCTTGCAGGGGAAGACGGAAGtcggagcggcgcggcggtaGCCTGTGGTCTTCATTCCCACGCCGAGAAACCGCCAAGAAGCGAACGTGACCAACGTCTTCGAGAACAACCGACTGGCAGCGCGCCCTGCGTGATGCCGAACGAGGGAGGAATGCGCGCGGCAAAGATGCGCTACGTTGTCGTTGTCGACCTGGCCAGTGATACGGCTGTTTACCTCCCCGACATCCGCGAGGAGCTCACCAAGTTCATGCAGGAGACTATGCTGAAGCAGCACGCAGTCATCAATATCATTAAAATGGGTAATAAG GTCGATGCATGCTTCGTTACGATGCCCTCCCGAGTCGACGCACGAACAGTTACCGCTACATACAAATTCATTAGCGGCCTGACGAAATCCAAGCAAAGTGAAGGCTGCACAGACCTGGTAGAAGGCCTGCGGAAAGCGCTTCTCATGAGGCCAGACGTCCTCTATCTGATAGCGCACACTCCACCGT ctgctgtcaGCCATCAGAAGACGTGCATTACGATGGTGCGGGAGTACTTCCAGGCTGCAGGCACGCG GATCTTCGAGAGAAACTGCACACTGAAGCGGCCGTCGAAAAGCTTCTTCGGCTTGATCACGCGAAA CTCGTCAGCTCTGCGTGCGTTGGTCAAGTGTCAGGCAGCAATGAACACGCCAGTGAAAATGCAAGCCAACCAGATTCAAGATACTTCCAGACGAGGGAAGAATCAGACAAACAACACCAAGGATAGTGGAAAAGGCAATCTGAAGAAGGCCCGCGACGGTGGCGCCAAGAAGTCTCGAGCGCAGCCGAATCCCGGCAAACccagacagaaaaaaaaagtcaAGGAACCCGTCGCATAA